Proteins encoded in a region of the Planococcus citri chromosome 1, ihPlaCitr1.1, whole genome shotgun sequence genome:
- the SmD2 gene encoding probable small nuclear ribonucleoprotein Sm D2: MAKPKSEMTPEELAKMEEEEFQTGPLLLLTESVRGNTQVLIQCRNNRKLLARVKAFDRHFNMVLENVKEMYVEKPRTGKGKKKAKPVNVDRFISKMFLRGDSVILIIKNPLLHCSN; encoded by the coding sequence atggctaAACCGAAGAGTGAAATGACCCCAGAAGAGCTGGCCAAGATGGAAGAGGAGGAGTTCCAGACAGGACCTCTTTTACTATTAACGGAGTCGGTACGTGGAAACACGCAAGTTTTAATACAATGCCGTAATAATAGAAAGCTGCTAGCAAGAGTTAAAGCTTTTGATCGTCATTTCAATATGGTATTGGAAAACGTCAAGGAGATGTACGTAGAAAAACCTAGAACTGGGAAAGGCAAAAAGAAAGCGAAACCTGTGAATGTGGATCGtttcatttccaaaatgtttcttCGAGGAGATTCCGTAATATTAATCATTAAAAATCCATTATTACATTGCAGTAATTAA